Proteins from a single region of Drosophila virilis strain 15010-1051.87 unplaced genomic scaffold, Dvir_AGI_RSII-ME tig00001750, whole genome shotgun sequence:
- the LOC138911631 gene encoding uncharacterized protein: MSQVEIRDLDELATKEEVVEAVKNALNDDSLLIESIKSLRPAFGGQQRATITLPAPTARTLVEKANVRIGWVVCRIRAIDQPKRCFEYQGFGYIAANCTSGDELKGACFRCGDIGHVAKSCSKQQQCSLCTQKGEIYGPRYRQL; encoded by the coding sequence ATGTCACAGGTTGAGATCAGGGACCTGGATGAGCTGGCGACTAAAGAAGAAGTGGTCGAAGCGGTTAAAAATGCCTTAAATGACGACTCCCTGTTGATCGAATCGATCAAATCGCTGCGACCAGCATTTGGCGGCCAGCAAAGGGCCACTATTACTCTCCCAGCGCCAACAGCCAGGACGCTTGTCGAGAAGGCCAACGTGAGGATCGGTTGGGTGGTCTGCCGTATACGTGCAATAGACCAACCAAAGCGGTGCTTTGAATACCAGGGCTTCGGGTACATTGCAgcaaactgcaccagcggagaTGAACTGAAAGGCGCTTGCTTCAGATGTGGGGATATAGGCCacgtagcaaagagctgctccaagcaACAGCAATGTAGCCTGTGCACACAAAAAGGCGAAatctacggaccacgctacaggcagctATAA